One region of Cuculus canorus isolate bCucCan1 chromosome 6, bCucCan1.pri, whole genome shotgun sequence genomic DNA includes:
- the PLCD4 gene encoding 1-phosphatidylinositol 4,5-bisphosphate phosphodiesterase delta-4 isoform X3, producing the protein MASLLCNALSISDVETVREGHQSEVLQSVAEEFPPERCFTIVFYGRRGNLDLIAGSAEEAQCWVQGLHQLIEVATSMDQKEKIDQWIRDWFQKGDKNKDGRMNFKEVQRLLKMMNVDMNEDHALQLFQDADKSESGTLEGEEFVLFYKALTQREEVLSLFQDFSEDGKKLTLLELVDFLRQEQLEDQGTEQLAMELIDKYEPSETARARHVLSADGFLMYLCSPDGSIFNPQHRELWQDMSQPLCHYFISSSHNTYLIEDQIRGQSSIEGYIRALKRGCRCLEVDCWDGPNGEPMVYHGHTFTSKIPFREVVSTLGKYAFKTSDYPVILSLENHCSLEQQEVLAQQLKTILGEKLLTTTTNGRIPIQLPSPEELKHKILLKGKKIGRLEDTLDGPGDEAPDVSDDDNGAETEEEKRRAKKDKESLAQSLSDCVIYCKSVSFRGFQEARRHSRPSEISSFAEAKARKLIRDAGNEFVRHNAWQLTRIYPSGMRTDSSNYNPQEMWNVGCQIVALNFQTAGTEMDLCDGLFSQNGRCGYVLKPPFMRDEETLFDPSDPSSWESPGPITLTIQVISGQQLPKVANSKEGAVIDPLVRVEIHGVPIDQARQETKYIENNGFNPRWDETLQFQLHTPELALVRFVVEDYDKTSRNDFVGQFTLAFANIKPGYRHIHLLSKDGTSIPPSSLFVHIHITEPPGPKQD; encoded by the exons aTGGCATCGCTGCTGTGCAACGCCC tcTCTATCAGTGATGTGGAGACGGTGCGGGAAGGGCACCAGTCAGAGGTGCTGCAGAGCGTCGCAGAGGAGTTTCCACCTGAGCGCTGCTTCACAATTGTCTTCTATGGTCGCCGGGGCAATCTGGACCTCATTGCTGGCTCAGCAGAAGAGGCACAGTGCTGGGTCCAGGGCCTGCACCAGCTCATCGAGGTGGCCACCAGCATGGACCAGAAGGAGAAGATAGATCA GTGGATTCGTGACTGGTTCCAGAAAGGTGACAAGAATAAAGATGGGCGCATGAACTTCAAGGAGGTGCAGCGTCTCCTCAAGATGATGAATGTGGACATGAATGAGGATCATGCCCTTCAGCTCTTCCAG GATGCTGACAAGTCAGAGTCAGGGACTCTGGAAGGGGAGGAGTTCGTGCTCTTCTACAAGGCCCTCACGCAGCGTGAGGAGGTGCTGAGCCTCTTCCAGGACTTCTCAGAGGATGGGAAGAAGCTGAcactgctggagctggtggatTTCCTGCGACAGGAGCAGTTGGAGGATCAGGGTACAGAGCAGCTGGCCATGGAGCTCATAGACAAGTATGAGCCGTCTGAGACAG CCCGGGCTCGCCATGTGCTGAGTGCCGATGGGTTCCTCATGTACCTCTGCTCCCCGGACGGCTCCATCTTCAACCCTCAGCACCGGGAACTGTGGCAGGACATGAGCCAGCCTCTCTGCCACTACTTCATCTCTTCCTCCCACAACACCTACCTGATAGAGGACCAGATCCGGGGCCAGAGCAGCATCGAGGGCTACATCAG GGCTCTGAAACGGGGCTGCCGGTGCCTGGAGGTGGATTGCTGGGATGGGCCGAATGGAGAGCCCATGGTGTACCACGGTCACACCTTCACCTCCAAGATCCCCTTTCGGGAGGTTGTAAGCACCCTGGGGAAGTATGCCTTCAAG ACCTCAGACTACCCGGTGATCCTGTCCCTGGAGAACCACTGCAGCTTGGAGCAGCAGGAAGTCCTGGCCCAGCAGCTCAAGACCATTCTAGGGGAAAAGctcctcaccaccaccaccaatgGACGCATCCCCATCCagctcccatccccagag GAGCTGAAGCACAAGATCCTGCTGAAGGGGAAGAAGATCGGGCGGCTGGAAGACACACTGGATGGGCCAGGAGATGAGGCACCTGATGTATCTGATGATGACAATGGGGCAGAGACGGAGGAAGAGAAACGGAGGGCAAAG AAGGACAAGGAGAGCCTGGCACAGTCATTGTCAGACTGCGTCATCTACTGCAAGAGTGTGTCCTTCCGGGGCTTCCAGGAGGCCCGCAGACATTCTCGGCCCTCCGAGATCTCCTCCTTTGCTGAAGCCAAGGCCAGGAAGCTCATCCGGGATGCAG GGAATGAGTTTGTCCGCCACAACGCCTGGCAGCTGACACGCATCTACCCCAGTGGGATGCGGACCGACTCCTCCAACTACAACCCGCAGGAGATGTGGAACGTGGGGTGCCAGATCG TGGCCCTGAACTTCCAGACAGCTGGCACCGAGATGGACCTGTGTGATGGGCTCTTCAGCCAGAATGGCCGCTGTGGCTATGTGCTCAAACCACCCTTCATGAGGGATGAAGAGACGCTCTTCGACCCCAGTGaccccagcagctgggagagcccTGGCCCCATCACCCTGACAATCCAG GTGATTAGcgggcagcagctgcccaaaGTAGCCAACAGCAAGGAGGGAGCTGTCATCGACCCGCTGGTGCGCGTGGAGATCCATGGGGTCCCCATAGACCAGGCGCGCCAGGAGACCAAGTACATAGAGAACAATG GGTTTAACCCTCGTTGGGATGAGACGCTCCAGTTCCAGCTCCACACGCCCGAGCTGGCTCTCGTCCGCTTTGTGGTAGAGGATTATGACAAGACCTCCAGGAATGACTTCGTCGGTCAGTTCACCCTAGCTTTTGCCAACATCAAACCTG GCTATCGCCACATCCATCTCCTCTCCAAGGATGGCACCAGCATCCCACCGTCTTCACTCTTCGTCCACATCCACATCACTGAGCCACCAGGCCCTAAGCAAGACTGA
- the PLCD4 gene encoding 1-phosphatidylinositol 4,5-bisphosphate phosphodiesterase delta-4 isoform X1, translating to MASLLCNARIQLTEELEQMQQGTLMRKVKSKNWKKQRYFKLQDDCMTIWYQSKRTGKIESAFSISDVETVREGHQSEVLQSVAEEFPPERCFTIVFYGRRGNLDLIAGSAEEAQCWVQGLHQLIEVATSMDQKEKIDQWIRDWFQKGDKNKDGRMNFKEVQRLLKMMNVDMNEDHALQLFQDADKSESGTLEGEEFVLFYKALTQREEVLSLFQDFSEDGKKLTLLELVDFLRQEQLEDQGTEQLAMELIDKYEPSETARARHVLSADGFLMYLCSPDGSIFNPQHRELWQDMSQPLCHYFISSSHNTYLIEDQIRGQSSIEGYIRALKRGCRCLEVDCWDGPNGEPMVYHGHTFTSKIPFREVVSTLGKYAFKTSDYPVILSLENHCSLEQQEVLAQQLKTILGEKLLTTTTNGRIPIQLPSPEELKHKILLKGKKIGRLEDTLDGPGDEAPDVSDDDNGAETEEEKRRAKKDKESLAQSLSDCVIYCKSVSFRGFQEARRHSRPSEISSFAEAKARKLIRDAGNEFVRHNAWQLTRIYPSGMRTDSSNYNPQEMWNVGCQIVALNFQTAGTEMDLCDGLFSQNGRCGYVLKPPFMRDEETLFDPSDPSSWESPGPITLTIQVISGQQLPKVANSKEGAVIDPLVRVEIHGVPIDQARQETKYIENNGFNPRWDETLQFQLHTPELALVRFVVEDYDKTSRNDFVGQFTLAFANIKPGYRHIHLLSKDGTSIPPSSLFVHIHITEPPGPKQD from the exons aTGGCATCGCTGCTGTGCAACGCCC GCATCCAGCTcacagaggagctggagcagatgCAGCAAGGGACGCTGATGCGCAAAGTCAAGTCCAAGAACTGGAAGAAGCAGCGTTACTTCAAGCTGCAGGATGACTGCATGACCATCTGGTACCAGTCTAAGAGGACAGGCAAAATTGAGTCTGCTT tcTCTATCAGTGATGTGGAGACGGTGCGGGAAGGGCACCAGTCAGAGGTGCTGCAGAGCGTCGCAGAGGAGTTTCCACCTGAGCGCTGCTTCACAATTGTCTTCTATGGTCGCCGGGGCAATCTGGACCTCATTGCTGGCTCAGCAGAAGAGGCACAGTGCTGGGTCCAGGGCCTGCACCAGCTCATCGAGGTGGCCACCAGCATGGACCAGAAGGAGAAGATAGATCA GTGGATTCGTGACTGGTTCCAGAAAGGTGACAAGAATAAAGATGGGCGCATGAACTTCAAGGAGGTGCAGCGTCTCCTCAAGATGATGAATGTGGACATGAATGAGGATCATGCCCTTCAGCTCTTCCAG GATGCTGACAAGTCAGAGTCAGGGACTCTGGAAGGGGAGGAGTTCGTGCTCTTCTACAAGGCCCTCACGCAGCGTGAGGAGGTGCTGAGCCTCTTCCAGGACTTCTCAGAGGATGGGAAGAAGCTGAcactgctggagctggtggatTTCCTGCGACAGGAGCAGTTGGAGGATCAGGGTACAGAGCAGCTGGCCATGGAGCTCATAGACAAGTATGAGCCGTCTGAGACAG CCCGGGCTCGCCATGTGCTGAGTGCCGATGGGTTCCTCATGTACCTCTGCTCCCCGGACGGCTCCATCTTCAACCCTCAGCACCGGGAACTGTGGCAGGACATGAGCCAGCCTCTCTGCCACTACTTCATCTCTTCCTCCCACAACACCTACCTGATAGAGGACCAGATCCGGGGCCAGAGCAGCATCGAGGGCTACATCAG GGCTCTGAAACGGGGCTGCCGGTGCCTGGAGGTGGATTGCTGGGATGGGCCGAATGGAGAGCCCATGGTGTACCACGGTCACACCTTCACCTCCAAGATCCCCTTTCGGGAGGTTGTAAGCACCCTGGGGAAGTATGCCTTCAAG ACCTCAGACTACCCGGTGATCCTGTCCCTGGAGAACCACTGCAGCTTGGAGCAGCAGGAAGTCCTGGCCCAGCAGCTCAAGACCATTCTAGGGGAAAAGctcctcaccaccaccaccaatgGACGCATCCCCATCCagctcccatccccagag GAGCTGAAGCACAAGATCCTGCTGAAGGGGAAGAAGATCGGGCGGCTGGAAGACACACTGGATGGGCCAGGAGATGAGGCACCTGATGTATCTGATGATGACAATGGGGCAGAGACGGAGGAAGAGAAACGGAGGGCAAAG AAGGACAAGGAGAGCCTGGCACAGTCATTGTCAGACTGCGTCATCTACTGCAAGAGTGTGTCCTTCCGGGGCTTCCAGGAGGCCCGCAGACATTCTCGGCCCTCCGAGATCTCCTCCTTTGCTGAAGCCAAGGCCAGGAAGCTCATCCGGGATGCAG GGAATGAGTTTGTCCGCCACAACGCCTGGCAGCTGACACGCATCTACCCCAGTGGGATGCGGACCGACTCCTCCAACTACAACCCGCAGGAGATGTGGAACGTGGGGTGCCAGATCG TGGCCCTGAACTTCCAGACAGCTGGCACCGAGATGGACCTGTGTGATGGGCTCTTCAGCCAGAATGGCCGCTGTGGCTATGTGCTCAAACCACCCTTCATGAGGGATGAAGAGACGCTCTTCGACCCCAGTGaccccagcagctgggagagcccTGGCCCCATCACCCTGACAATCCAG GTGATTAGcgggcagcagctgcccaaaGTAGCCAACAGCAAGGAGGGAGCTGTCATCGACCCGCTGGTGCGCGTGGAGATCCATGGGGTCCCCATAGACCAGGCGCGCCAGGAGACCAAGTACATAGAGAACAATG GGTTTAACCCTCGTTGGGATGAGACGCTCCAGTTCCAGCTCCACACGCCCGAGCTGGCTCTCGTCCGCTTTGTGGTAGAGGATTATGACAAGACCTCCAGGAATGACTTCGTCGGTCAGTTCACCCTAGCTTTTGCCAACATCAAACCTG GCTATCGCCACATCCATCTCCTCTCCAAGGATGGCACCAGCATCCCACCGTCTTCACTCTTCGTCCACATCCACATCACTGAGCCACCAGGCCCTAAGCAAGACTGA
- the PLCD4 gene encoding 1-phosphatidylinositol 4,5-bisphosphate phosphodiesterase delta-4 isoform X2 produces the protein MASLLCNARIQLTEELEQMQQGTLMRKVKSKNWKKQRYFKLQDDCMTIWYQSKRTGKIESAFSISDVETVREGHQSEVLQSVAEEFPPERCFTIVFYGRRGNLDLIAGSAEEAQCWVQGLHQLIEVATSMDQKEKIDQWIRDWFQKGDKNKDGRMNFKEVQRLLKMMNVDMNEDHALQLFQREEVLSLFQDFSEDGKKLTLLELVDFLRQEQLEDQGTEQLAMELIDKYEPSETARARHVLSADGFLMYLCSPDGSIFNPQHRELWQDMSQPLCHYFISSSHNTYLIEDQIRGQSSIEGYIRALKRGCRCLEVDCWDGPNGEPMVYHGHTFTSKIPFREVVSTLGKYAFKTSDYPVILSLENHCSLEQQEVLAQQLKTILGEKLLTTTTNGRIPIQLPSPEELKHKILLKGKKIGRLEDTLDGPGDEAPDVSDDDNGAETEEEKRRAKKDKESLAQSLSDCVIYCKSVSFRGFQEARRHSRPSEISSFAEAKARKLIRDAGNEFVRHNAWQLTRIYPSGMRTDSSNYNPQEMWNVGCQIVALNFQTAGTEMDLCDGLFSQNGRCGYVLKPPFMRDEETLFDPSDPSSWESPGPITLTIQVISGQQLPKVANSKEGAVIDPLVRVEIHGVPIDQARQETKYIENNGFNPRWDETLQFQLHTPELALVRFVVEDYDKTSRNDFVGQFTLAFANIKPGYRHIHLLSKDGTSIPPSSLFVHIHITEPPGPKQD, from the exons aTGGCATCGCTGCTGTGCAACGCCC GCATCCAGCTcacagaggagctggagcagatgCAGCAAGGGACGCTGATGCGCAAAGTCAAGTCCAAGAACTGGAAGAAGCAGCGTTACTTCAAGCTGCAGGATGACTGCATGACCATCTGGTACCAGTCTAAGAGGACAGGCAAAATTGAGTCTGCTT tcTCTATCAGTGATGTGGAGACGGTGCGGGAAGGGCACCAGTCAGAGGTGCTGCAGAGCGTCGCAGAGGAGTTTCCACCTGAGCGCTGCTTCACAATTGTCTTCTATGGTCGCCGGGGCAATCTGGACCTCATTGCTGGCTCAGCAGAAGAGGCACAGTGCTGGGTCCAGGGCCTGCACCAGCTCATCGAGGTGGCCACCAGCATGGACCAGAAGGAGAAGATAGATCA GTGGATTCGTGACTGGTTCCAGAAAGGTGACAAGAATAAAGATGGGCGCATGAACTTCAAGGAGGTGCAGCGTCTCCTCAAGATGATGAATGTGGACATGAATGAGGATCATGCCCTTCAGCTCTTCCAG CGTGAGGAGGTGCTGAGCCTCTTCCAGGACTTCTCAGAGGATGGGAAGAAGCTGAcactgctggagctggtggatTTCCTGCGACAGGAGCAGTTGGAGGATCAGGGTACAGAGCAGCTGGCCATGGAGCTCATAGACAAGTATGAGCCGTCTGAGACAG CCCGGGCTCGCCATGTGCTGAGTGCCGATGGGTTCCTCATGTACCTCTGCTCCCCGGACGGCTCCATCTTCAACCCTCAGCACCGGGAACTGTGGCAGGACATGAGCCAGCCTCTCTGCCACTACTTCATCTCTTCCTCCCACAACACCTACCTGATAGAGGACCAGATCCGGGGCCAGAGCAGCATCGAGGGCTACATCAG GGCTCTGAAACGGGGCTGCCGGTGCCTGGAGGTGGATTGCTGGGATGGGCCGAATGGAGAGCCCATGGTGTACCACGGTCACACCTTCACCTCCAAGATCCCCTTTCGGGAGGTTGTAAGCACCCTGGGGAAGTATGCCTTCAAG ACCTCAGACTACCCGGTGATCCTGTCCCTGGAGAACCACTGCAGCTTGGAGCAGCAGGAAGTCCTGGCCCAGCAGCTCAAGACCATTCTAGGGGAAAAGctcctcaccaccaccaccaatgGACGCATCCCCATCCagctcccatccccagag GAGCTGAAGCACAAGATCCTGCTGAAGGGGAAGAAGATCGGGCGGCTGGAAGACACACTGGATGGGCCAGGAGATGAGGCACCTGATGTATCTGATGATGACAATGGGGCAGAGACGGAGGAAGAGAAACGGAGGGCAAAG AAGGACAAGGAGAGCCTGGCACAGTCATTGTCAGACTGCGTCATCTACTGCAAGAGTGTGTCCTTCCGGGGCTTCCAGGAGGCCCGCAGACATTCTCGGCCCTCCGAGATCTCCTCCTTTGCTGAAGCCAAGGCCAGGAAGCTCATCCGGGATGCAG GGAATGAGTTTGTCCGCCACAACGCCTGGCAGCTGACACGCATCTACCCCAGTGGGATGCGGACCGACTCCTCCAACTACAACCCGCAGGAGATGTGGAACGTGGGGTGCCAGATCG TGGCCCTGAACTTCCAGACAGCTGGCACCGAGATGGACCTGTGTGATGGGCTCTTCAGCCAGAATGGCCGCTGTGGCTATGTGCTCAAACCACCCTTCATGAGGGATGAAGAGACGCTCTTCGACCCCAGTGaccccagcagctgggagagcccTGGCCCCATCACCCTGACAATCCAG GTGATTAGcgggcagcagctgcccaaaGTAGCCAACAGCAAGGAGGGAGCTGTCATCGACCCGCTGGTGCGCGTGGAGATCCATGGGGTCCCCATAGACCAGGCGCGCCAGGAGACCAAGTACATAGAGAACAATG GGTTTAACCCTCGTTGGGATGAGACGCTCCAGTTCCAGCTCCACACGCCCGAGCTGGCTCTCGTCCGCTTTGTGGTAGAGGATTATGACAAGACCTCCAGGAATGACTTCGTCGGTCAGTTCACCCTAGCTTTTGCCAACATCAAACCTG GCTATCGCCACATCCATCTCCTCTCCAAGGATGGCACCAGCATCCCACCGTCTTCACTCTTCGTCCACATCCACATCACTGAGCCACCAGGCCCTAAGCAAGACTGA
- the PLCD4 gene encoding 1-phosphatidylinositol 4,5-bisphosphate phosphodiesterase delta-4 isoform X4, producing the protein MDQKEKIDQWIRDWFQKGDKNKDGRMNFKEVQRLLKMMNVDMNEDHALQLFQDADKSESGTLEGEEFVLFYKALTQREEVLSLFQDFSEDGKKLTLLELVDFLRQEQLEDQGTEQLAMELIDKYEPSETARARHVLSADGFLMYLCSPDGSIFNPQHRELWQDMSQPLCHYFISSSHNTYLIEDQIRGQSSIEGYIRALKRGCRCLEVDCWDGPNGEPMVYHGHTFTSKIPFREVVSTLGKYAFKTSDYPVILSLENHCSLEQQEVLAQQLKTILGEKLLTTTTNGRIPIQLPSPEELKHKILLKGKKIGRLEDTLDGPGDEAPDVSDDDNGAETEEEKRRAKKDKESLAQSLSDCVIYCKSVSFRGFQEARRHSRPSEISSFAEAKARKLIRDAGNEFVRHNAWQLTRIYPSGMRTDSSNYNPQEMWNVGCQIVALNFQTAGTEMDLCDGLFSQNGRCGYVLKPPFMRDEETLFDPSDPSSWESPGPITLTIQVISGQQLPKVANSKEGAVIDPLVRVEIHGVPIDQARQETKYIENNGFNPRWDETLQFQLHTPELALVRFVVEDYDKTSRNDFVGQFTLAFANIKPGYRHIHLLSKDGTSIPPSSLFVHIHITEPPGPKQD; encoded by the exons ATGGACCAGAAGGAGAAGATAGATCA GTGGATTCGTGACTGGTTCCAGAAAGGTGACAAGAATAAAGATGGGCGCATGAACTTCAAGGAGGTGCAGCGTCTCCTCAAGATGATGAATGTGGACATGAATGAGGATCATGCCCTTCAGCTCTTCCAG GATGCTGACAAGTCAGAGTCAGGGACTCTGGAAGGGGAGGAGTTCGTGCTCTTCTACAAGGCCCTCACGCAGCGTGAGGAGGTGCTGAGCCTCTTCCAGGACTTCTCAGAGGATGGGAAGAAGCTGAcactgctggagctggtggatTTCCTGCGACAGGAGCAGTTGGAGGATCAGGGTACAGAGCAGCTGGCCATGGAGCTCATAGACAAGTATGAGCCGTCTGAGACAG CCCGGGCTCGCCATGTGCTGAGTGCCGATGGGTTCCTCATGTACCTCTGCTCCCCGGACGGCTCCATCTTCAACCCTCAGCACCGGGAACTGTGGCAGGACATGAGCCAGCCTCTCTGCCACTACTTCATCTCTTCCTCCCACAACACCTACCTGATAGAGGACCAGATCCGGGGCCAGAGCAGCATCGAGGGCTACATCAG GGCTCTGAAACGGGGCTGCCGGTGCCTGGAGGTGGATTGCTGGGATGGGCCGAATGGAGAGCCCATGGTGTACCACGGTCACACCTTCACCTCCAAGATCCCCTTTCGGGAGGTTGTAAGCACCCTGGGGAAGTATGCCTTCAAG ACCTCAGACTACCCGGTGATCCTGTCCCTGGAGAACCACTGCAGCTTGGAGCAGCAGGAAGTCCTGGCCCAGCAGCTCAAGACCATTCTAGGGGAAAAGctcctcaccaccaccaccaatgGACGCATCCCCATCCagctcccatccccagag GAGCTGAAGCACAAGATCCTGCTGAAGGGGAAGAAGATCGGGCGGCTGGAAGACACACTGGATGGGCCAGGAGATGAGGCACCTGATGTATCTGATGATGACAATGGGGCAGAGACGGAGGAAGAGAAACGGAGGGCAAAG AAGGACAAGGAGAGCCTGGCACAGTCATTGTCAGACTGCGTCATCTACTGCAAGAGTGTGTCCTTCCGGGGCTTCCAGGAGGCCCGCAGACATTCTCGGCCCTCCGAGATCTCCTCCTTTGCTGAAGCCAAGGCCAGGAAGCTCATCCGGGATGCAG GGAATGAGTTTGTCCGCCACAACGCCTGGCAGCTGACACGCATCTACCCCAGTGGGATGCGGACCGACTCCTCCAACTACAACCCGCAGGAGATGTGGAACGTGGGGTGCCAGATCG TGGCCCTGAACTTCCAGACAGCTGGCACCGAGATGGACCTGTGTGATGGGCTCTTCAGCCAGAATGGCCGCTGTGGCTATGTGCTCAAACCACCCTTCATGAGGGATGAAGAGACGCTCTTCGACCCCAGTGaccccagcagctgggagagcccTGGCCCCATCACCCTGACAATCCAG GTGATTAGcgggcagcagctgcccaaaGTAGCCAACAGCAAGGAGGGAGCTGTCATCGACCCGCTGGTGCGCGTGGAGATCCATGGGGTCCCCATAGACCAGGCGCGCCAGGAGACCAAGTACATAGAGAACAATG GGTTTAACCCTCGTTGGGATGAGACGCTCCAGTTCCAGCTCCACACGCCCGAGCTGGCTCTCGTCCGCTTTGTGGTAGAGGATTATGACAAGACCTCCAGGAATGACTTCGTCGGTCAGTTCACCCTAGCTTTTGCCAACATCAAACCTG GCTATCGCCACATCCATCTCCTCTCCAAGGATGGCACCAGCATCCCACCGTCTTCACTCTTCGTCCACATCCACATCACTGAGCCACCAGGCCCTAAGCAAGACTGA